The DNA region CTGCTCAATCACGGCGCCGACTTGCGTGTCGTGCAATTGCTGCTTGGCCACACGGATATTTCTACCACGCAGATTTACACGCACGTGGCCCGCGAACGGTTGAAGTCGCTGCATGCGCAGCATCATCCGCGAGGCTGATGCGCGCTCGCGCTCGCGCTCGCGGTTGCGCTTCGCTCAAAGAAACTCGCGCAACCGATGCTTGAGAATCTTGCCCGTCGACGCGGCCGGCAACGCGGCCAGCACTTTGACTTCGGCCGGCCGCTTGTACGGCGCGAGCCGCTCGCCGCACCAGTCGATCAATTCGGCGGGCGTCACCTTCGCAGCGGCCATCAACTCGACAAACGCGACGACTTCCTCGTTACCCTCCACCGCGCGCCCGATCACCGCCGACTGCACGACCTGCGGATGCGCATTCAGCACATGCTCGACCTCGGCCGGATACACATTGAAGCCCGAGCGGATGATCAGCTCCTTGCTGCGCCCGACGATATGCAGCGCGCCGTCCGCATCCTGGCGCGCGAGATCGCCGGTTTTGAGCCAGCCGTCTTCGGTCACGGCCGCACGTGTCTGCTCGGGACTGCGATAGTAGCCGAGCATCACGTTCGGACCGCGCACCCATAGTTCACCGATTTCGCCTTGTGCGGCATCGATACCGTCGAGCCCGACGAAACGCACCTCGACGCCTGGAATGATCTCGCCGACCGAGCAGTCGCTGCGCGGCGCGTCGAGCATGGTATGCGACACGGTCGGGCTGCTTTCGGTCATGCCGTAACCGTTGTGCAGCGGCAAACCGTAGACGCTTTCGGCCTGCGCTTTCAAGGCGGCGTCGAGCGGCGAGCCGCCTGAATACGCGAAGCGCAATCGCGGCGCGGACCACGGGTGGCCGTGCGTTTTCAGATGCTCCAGTAGTTTGGCGTGCATGGCCGGCACGCCCTGGAAGATCGACACGCGTTCTTCGGCGAGAGCGCGGCGCACGGCTTGCGGCGCGAAGCGCGGCACGAGCCGCAAGGTGGCACCCGCATGCAGGCTGCCGAGGCACACCGACGCGAAGCCATACACGTGCGAGATCGGCAGCACGGCGTAGACGACGTCGTCCGGGCCGACTTTGCGCAAGCGGCTCGAGATCGCGGCGATGAACAGCAGATTGCGATGCGAGAGCATCACGCCCTTCGGTGCGCCGGTGGTGCCGGTGGTGTAAATCAGCGCGGCGCATTGGCGGTGGTTGGCGGCCTCGACCGGTTCGGCGATCGCCGCGCGGTCCACCGTGTACGACCAGGCGCCTATGTCCGGCGTGATTGCCGGCGCGGCGGTGGCTTGATGCCGCTGAGCGTGCCGTGCGGCGTCGGTCGAGCTTTCCGTGGCATACGCGACCACGCGCGGCTGCGCGTGCGCCCGGATCGAGTCGAGTTCGGCCGCCGACAGGCGCGCATTCGACACCAACGCCCACGCGTCGAGCCTCGCGGCCGCGAACAGCAGTACGATCTGCGCGATGCTGTTTTCCGCGACGATCATCACGCGATCGCCGCCCCGCACGCCCCATTCGCGCAGCAGCGCGGTGGCCGCGTCGACGGCCGCCAGCAGTTGCGCGCGGCTCAGGCTGCGCGCATCCTCGATCAATGCGATATGGTGCGGATCGCGCGCGGCGGCTAGCGCCGGAATGTCGGAAATCCGCGCGGGCAGCGCGGCCAGCAGCGCGGGAATGTCGATCGAGTAACGAGGGGATGAATCGAGGCTCAACGCTGTCTCCTGAATGTGACCCGGTGTCCGGCAGGCAGTGCGCCGGAATATTTTCGAACGATCGTGCCATAATCGCCCGGCCCGCACAATTGACCATTCGGCAAATAGCCGTTGCGTAAAGTCGCCATTACAATGCGCCGATGAGCAAATCCCGACACGTTTCCGAAACGCCGGCCACGCAGTTTCTGCGCCGCCACGGCGTCACTTTCGGCGAGCATCCTTATGATTATGTCGAGCATGGCGGCACCGGAGAATCGGCGCGCCAGCTCGGCGTGGACGAACATCACGTCGTCAAGACGCTGGTTATGGAAGACGAGCACGCCAAGCCGTTGATCGTGCTGATGCACGGCGACCGTACCGTCAGCACCAAGAACCTCGCGCGGCAGATCGGCGCGAAGCGCGTCGAGCCGTGCAAGCCTGAAGTGGCGAACCGGCATTCGGGCTATCTGATCGGCGGCACGTCGCCGTTCGGCACGAAGAAGCCGATGCCGGTGTACGTCGAGTCGAGCATTCTCGACATGGACAAGATCTGGCTGAACGGCGGGCGGCGCGGTTTTCTGGTCAGCATCGAGCCGAAGGTGCTGACGGAGTTGCTGGCGGCGAAGCCGGTTCAGTGCGCGAGCGTCGATTGACGTTTGCCTGAATGTTTTCCGGGAGCGCCGGTTCGGTAGAATGTGCGCCGCTTTGTTCCGAGTTGCGCGCCCTGTTGCGGTTGGGGTATCGAGTTTCAGACCGCCGATCCTTATAAGAGTCCCAGATGCAAAACCTGATCGTTGCCGTCGTTGCCTACCTGATCGGTTCGGTGTCGTTCGCCGTGATCGTGAGCGCCGCGATGGGCCTCGACGACCCACGCTCCTATGGCTCGGGCAACCCGGGCGCCACCAACGTGCTGCGCAGCGGCAGCAAGAAGGCGGCGATTCTCACACTGATCGGCGACGCGTTCAAAGGCTGGCTGCCGGTGTGGTTCGTCGTGCATTTCGGCGCGCGCTATGGGCTCGACGAGACGTCGGTGGCGATCGCGTCGGTTGCCGTGTTTCTCGGCCATCTGTATCCGGTTTTCTTCCGCTTCAAGGGCGGCAAGGGCGTGGCGACCGCGGCGGGCGTGCTGCTCGCCATCAATCCGATCCTCGGCGTGGCTACGTTGCTGACCTGGCTGATCGTGGCGTTCTTCACGCGTTATTCGTCGCTCGCGGCATTGGCCGCGGCGGTGTTCGCGCCGATCTTCGACGGCTTCCTGTTCGGGCCGCACATCATCGCGCTGGCCATCGTCGTGATGAGCTCGCTGCTGGTGTGGCGTCATCGCGGCAACATTGCCAAGCTGATGCGCGGGCAGGAAAGCCGGATTGGCGACAAGAAAAAGGCGGATGCAGCCGCAAAGCCGACGGCGGGGAGCGACGTCTGACGGGTTGATGTATGGGCGCGCGGCGTTCGCGCGCCGAAGCCTCAGTCGCGGAAGTTATTGAAATCGAGCGGCGTGTCCGTCACGTCCTTGCGCAGCATGGCGATCACGCTTTGCAGATCGTCGCGCTTGCCGCCGGTGATACGCACCGCGTCGCCCTGAATGCTCGCCTGGACCTTGATCTTGCTGTCCTTCACGAGGCGCACGATTTTCTTCGACAGATCGCCCGACACGCCTTTCTTGATCTTGATGACCTGCTTGACCTTGTCGCCGCCGATCTTCTCGATCTTGCCATAGTCGAGGAAGCGCACGTCCACGTTGCGCTTGGCCATTTTCGACAGCAGCACGTCTTTCACCTGGCCGAGTTTGAAATCGTCGTCCGCGTAGGCCGTGATTTCGTTTTCCTTGTGTTCGACGCGCGCGTCCGACCCTTTGAAGTCGAAGCGCGTTGAAATTTCCTTGTTGGCCTGCTCGATCGCGTTCTTGACTTCGATCATGTTCGCTTCGCAGACGACGTCAAACGATGGCATTGCTTTCTCCCAATAGTGCTGCGGTGCGCGACGCAACCGGCCGGCTGCTCACGAGGCACTCGCTATAATCACGGACCGGACGTCATTTTACCGACGCCGCTCCCTTTTGCCCAAGGCCGCCGCGCATTGCCGCGCTGCGGGCGCCGCAAGACGGTTTCCTCGGCGGCTTTATTCGTTGTTTCATTCGACAGTTTCACCGTTCTCATTCCGATGTCCCAAACCGAATCCGCCGCGTTCATTGCCGGCTATCCGCTGAAGGCGCACAACACCTTCGGCTTCGATGTGCGCGCGCAGGTTGCGTGCCGCATCGAGCGTGAAGAGCAATTGATGGCCGCAGTGCGCGATCCGCGCGCAGCCGGCCTGCCGCGCCTCGTGCTGGGCGGCGGCAGCAACGTCGTCCTGACCGGCGACTTTGGCGGACTGGTATTGCTGATCGCGCTGCGGGGCCGCCGCGTCGTGCGCGAGGACGATGATGCATGGTACGTCGAAGCGGCCGGCGGTGAACCGTGGCATGAGTTCGTTGCCTGGACTTTGTCGCAAGGAATGCCTGGCCTCGAGAACCTCGCGCTGATCCCCGGCACGGTGGGCGCGGCGCCGATTCAGAACATCGGCGCGTACGGATTGGAGATGGGCGAGCGCTTCGCGTCGCTACGCGCGGCGGAGCTGGCCACGGGCGCTGTGGTCGAAATGGACGCGCTGGCCTGCCGCTTTGGCTATCGCGACAGTTTTTTCAAGCGGGAAGGGCGCGACCGTTTCGTGATTACGTCGGTTACCTTCCGTTTGCCGAAGCTTTGGCAGCCACGTGCC from Paraburkholderia aromaticivorans includes:
- a CDS encoding class I adenylate-forming enzyme family protein, with protein sequence MSLDSSPRYSIDIPALLAALPARISDIPALAAARDPHHIALIEDARSLSRAQLLAAVDAATALLREWGVRGGDRVMIVAENSIAQIVLLFAAARLDAWALVSNARLSAAELDSIRAHAQPRVVAYATESSTDAARHAQRHQATAAPAITPDIGAWSYTVDRAAIAEPVEAANHRQCAALIYTTGTTGAPKGVMLSHRNLLFIAAISSRLRKVGPDDVVYAVLPISHVYGFASVCLGSLHAGATLRLVPRFAPQAVRRALAEERVSIFQGVPAMHAKLLEHLKTHGHPWSAPRLRFAYSGGSPLDAALKAQAESVYGLPLHNGYGMTESSPTVSHTMLDAPRSDCSVGEIIPGVEVRFVGLDGIDAAQGEIGELWVRGPNVMLGYYRSPEQTRAAVTEDGWLKTGDLARQDADGALHIVGRSKELIIRSGFNVYPAEVEHVLNAHPQVVQSAVIGRAVEGNEEVVAFVELMAAAKVTPAELIDWCGERLAPYKRPAEVKVLAALPAASTGKILKHRLREFL
- a CDS encoding YajQ family cyclic di-GMP-binding protein, which codes for MPSFDVVCEANMIEVKNAIEQANKEISTRFDFKGSDARVEHKENEITAYADDDFKLGQVKDVLLSKMAKRNVDVRFLDYGKIEKIGGDKVKQVIKIKKGVSGDLSKKIVRLVKDSKIKVQASIQGDAVRITGGKRDDLQSVIAMLRKDVTDTPLDFNNFRD
- the plsY gene encoding glycerol-3-phosphate 1-O-acyltransferase PlsY, encoding MQNLIVAVVAYLIGSVSFAVIVSAAMGLDDPRSYGSGNPGATNVLRSGSKKAAILTLIGDAFKGWLPVWFVVHFGARYGLDETSVAIASVAVFLGHLYPVFFRFKGGKGVATAAGVLLAINPILGVATLLTWLIVAFFTRYSSLAALAAAVFAPIFDGFLFGPHIIALAIVVMSSLLVWRHRGNIAKLMRGQESRIGDKKKADAAAKPTAGSDV
- the ybaK gene encoding Cys-tRNA(Pro) deacylase, encoding MSKSRHVSETPATQFLRRHGVTFGEHPYDYVEHGGTGESARQLGVDEHHVVKTLVMEDEHAKPLIVLMHGDRTVSTKNLARQIGAKRVEPCKPEVANRHSGYLIGGTSPFGTKKPMPVYVESSILDMDKIWLNGGRRGFLVSIEPKVLTELLAAKPVQCASVD
- the murB gene encoding UDP-N-acetylmuramate dehydrogenase encodes the protein MSQTESAAFIAGYPLKAHNTFGFDVRAQVACRIEREEQLMAAVRDPRAAGLPRLVLGGGSNVVLTGDFGGLVLLIALRGRRVVREDDDAWYVEAAGGEPWHEFVAWTLSQGMPGLENLALIPGTVGAAPIQNIGAYGLEMGERFASLRAAELATGAVVEMDALACRFGYRDSFFKREGRDRFVITSVTFRLPKLWQPRAGYADLARELAANGHADTPPTAQAIFDAVVAVRRAKLPDPLELGNAGSFFKNPVVEAAQFEALKIREPDVVSYVQPDGRVKLAAGWLIDRCGWKGRAMGAAAVHERQALVLVNRGGASGAEVLALAKAIQRDVLERFGVELEAEPVCL